CCTGCGAACTGACTCCCATCCTCTCCTTCCCCATCTGTGCGGATAGTTACCGTACGACTGTAAAAGCCCTTTTTGACAAAGATGATCAATCGCTGCTGGCCCTGTCTAAAAAGCTGAAAGAAGCCAATAAAGACAAGGAAGCACTAGACGCCTGCAAGAGTAGTCTCACCAACGCAATTGCAGTAGTAGATCCAAAATCAAGGTGTAATTAATCAAATTTTATCACGCTCAAAAATATAAATGCATATGGCAGCTAAAGGCGATTACCCAATTCCTAAATTCCATTTCCAGGTAGAATGGGGTACAGATTTCAGGATGGGATTTACCGAAGTAAGCGGTCTTGATTTCGAAACCGAAGTGATAGAATACCGCGAAGGTAACAGCAAGAAATACAATAAGTCTAAACAGGCAGGCTTGCGTAAGTTCAGCAATATAACGCTGAAGCGCGGCACCTTTGAAGGGGACTTTGACTTCTATAATGAATGGTCCAAGACCTATTACTTCCAGGAAGGTAACAAAACAGGCTCCAAATACCGTAGAACGGTTACCATCAAACTGCTGAACGAAAACCATGAAGCCATCATCACCTGGAAACTGCTCAACGCATGGCCGTCCAAAGTGCAGTCTACCGACCTGAAAGCCGATGCCAATGAAGTGGCCATCGAGACAATGGAACTGGTACATGAAGGACTTGAAATCATGGAAGCTAACAACTAATCATGGCAGAAAATGTAGCAAATTCCTTTTATCAGGCCGTGAACTTCCACTTCAGGGTGGAGTTCGTAACCGACAAGGAGAACATTGATGTGCGCTTTCAGTCAGTAAGCGGACTAGATGCCACGCTGGATACGGAGACGATAAAGGAAGGCGGCGAAAACCGCTTTGAGCACGTGATTCCGGTGAGAAGAAAGTACGGCCCCCTCGTATTGAAGAGGGGGCTGTTATCTCCCTCGCAAAGCGCGATGCTGACCCAATGGCTGAAAGACGCCTTTGATCATGAGCAGGTGAAACCCATTCAACTGCTACAGGTATCACTGCTGAATGAAGACCATGAAACACTCATGCTCTGGAAACTCAGCAATGTATGGCCACGCAGCTGGAAGATAGGTGAGCTGAATGCTGAACGGGGAGAGGTACTGATCGAAACACTGGAACTCAATTATAACAGATTAATCTTCGAATAACATGCCTATAGAGATCAGAGAGCTGGTGATCAAAGCCACCGTGACCGATGATGCAAATGCCGGCAGCGGCAGTGCCGGCAAGTCAGGCAGCGGTGATAACAACAGCGTATCACCAGGCGAAGAAATGATAAAGGATACCCTGGACAAGATCATGGATGCTATAAAAGATAGAAATGAGCGATAATAATCACCTGGTAAAGCTGAAGATACACTCCTTCCCCAACCGTGACTTTACGGGTGCAGAAACGGTATTTACCGTGCCTGTAAACCCGGAGTCGTTCACCAAAAACTACAAGGTTGACCTGGATGAAAGAAGAGGGCATGGCAACAGTGGTACGGATGTACGATTCAAATCGACTGCACCTGAAGAGTTGCGGCTTGAATTTATCCTTGATGGTACCGGCACCATGGAAGGTTACCTCGATGCACTGAAGACAGTGCCTGTACACGACCAGCTACAGTCATTTCTGAAATGCGTGTATAACATGGACGGCAATATTCACCGCCCACGTTTCCTGCTCATCATCTGGGGATCGGAGATTAAATTTCGCTGCGTACTCTCCAATCTTGATATCAATCATACCCTCTTTACACCAGAAGGTAATCCACTGCGTGTAAAGCTGAATGCCACCTTCCTGAACTATGTAGCCAGACAGGAACGACTGGCACAGGACAGGCAAAGCTCCCCTGACCTGACCCACTATAGAAAGGTAGTACAGGGAGACAGGCTGGACAACCTGACCAATACTATTTATAACGATCCCGCCTATGTGATGCAGGTGGCGAAGGTAAATGGCCTGAGCACCATCCGTAGCGTCAAAGCAGGTTCCGAACTTTATTTCCCACCCTTTGACCAAACTGAAAAGTAATGGAAGAAATACTGATACCAAACGACTCACAGCATGATGTAGCTACCTATACGCTACTCGTGGATGGTACAGCAGTATCACCGGACTACCAGATCCTTTCCATTACTGTTACCAAAGAAATTAACCGCATTCCCATGGCGCGTATTATTCTGCGCGATGGGGAAGCTGCCGATAAAACATTTGCCATTAGTGATGAAGACCTGTTTGTACCAGGTAAAAGTATGGTAATCCGGATAGGAAGAGATGGCGACAATCAACAGGTATTCAAAGGCATCATTACCCGTCATGCCATCAAGATCAAAGAGAATGGCAATGGGGAACTACATATTGAATGCAGGGACGATGCCATGCGCATGACACTGGGCAGGCATAGCCGCTACTTTGAACAGGTAAAGGACAGTGAGGTATATGACGACCTCATTAGCAAATATGGGCTTAGCAGTGATACACAGGCTACGACCCTTACACATAAAGAACTGGTGCAGCATCACCTGAGTGACTGGGATTTTATGTTGCTGCGCGCAGAGGCCAATAGCATGCTGGTGAATGTAGACGATGGAAAGGTGACTATTAAAAAACCGGATACCAGTGCAGCTCCTGTATTACAGGTAAGCTATGGCTCATCTGTACTGGAATTTGAGGCTGACATCGATGCCCGCAGACAATGGAAAAACGTAGCTGCCCGCTCATGGGATTACAGCAACCAGCAGGTATTTCAGGCAGATACAGACAGTGTTTCCTTTTCCGAACATGGTAACCTGAGCGGACAGGATCTTTCTGCTGCTATGAAACAATTGCCTTTTGAGCTTCATCACAGTGGTCACCGCCTGGAACAGGAATTACAGGATTGGGTGAATGGCACTATGCTGAAAAGCCGTATGAGTAAGATCAGGGGCAGGGCACGTTTCAGTGGTTTTTCTACCATCAAACCCGGTGATATGGTGAAACTGGATGGCGTAGGCAACCGGTTCAAAGGCAATGCGTTTGTAACAGCAGTCAGACAGGAACTGGGCAAAGGTATGTGGGATACACATATTCAGTTTGGCCTCGATCCTACCCCATATGCTTTTGTACACAACGATATGAACGATGCACCTGCCGCAGGACTGGCAGGTGGCATCAGTGGCTTACAGATCGGCGTAGTGGTGCAACTGGAAAATGATCCTGACGGACAGGATCGGATCCTGGTACGCATACCCATGATAGACAATGATGCACAGGGTATCTGGACACGGGTAGCGAGCCTGGATGCCGGCAAAGACAGAGGCGCATTCTTCCGGCCGGAGATTGGTGATGAGGTGATTGTAGGGTTTATCAACGATGATCCGCGCGATGCCGTAGTATTAGGCATGTTGCATAGCAGTGCCAAGCCCGCACCTATCAAAGCACAGGATGCAAATAATGAAAAAGGATTTACTACCCGCAGTAAAATGCACATCTCATTTAACGATGATACCAAAACCATTAGCATCGATACGCCAGCCGGCAATAAGATTGTACTGGATGAAGCTGGCCAGCAAATTACCATTACAGATCAGAACAGCAACAAGGTGACCATGGACTCCCAGGGCGTAAGCATGGAAAGTCCGATGGACATCAAGCTAAAAGCAGGTGGAAACCTGAGTCTGGAAGCAGCTGCATCTTTAAGTATTAAAGCCGCTTCGCTTTCTATGCAGGCCAGTGCAGATGCACAGATTTCCGGTGGTGCAAGCACCAAGCTTTCATCCAGTGGTATTACTGAAATAACAGGATCATTAGTTAAAATAAACTGATATGCCGCCAGCAGCAAGAATTTCGGATATGCACACCTGCCCACTGGTAAACCCGGGCCCGGTGCCACATGTAGGTGGTCCCGTAACAGGGCCGGGTGTACCCACTGTAATGATTGGTGGCATGCCAGCTGCGGTAGTAGGCGATATCCTGGTATGTACCGGGCCGCCTGATACCATTGTGAAAGGCTCTGCCACCGTGCTTATAGGAGGACGACCTGCGGCTCGCATGGGTGATAATACAGCCCATGGCGGCGTGATCGTAGCAGGTTTTCCAACTGTGATGATAGGAGGATAATTAAAAAAAGACAACATGAGCACAATAGTAAACTCATTTCTTGGCCGTGGATGGTCCTTCCCTCCCACCTTTAACCAGCAAACAGGTGCGGTGGAGCTGGTAAGCGACTATGAGGATATTCACGAAAGCCTCAACATCCTGCTGAGTACCAGCCTGGGAGAAAGAGTGATGCAACCAAGGTATGGCTGTAACCTCAACGACTATTTGTTTGAACCACTGAGCAGCTCAATGATCGGTTATATCAAAGACAGGGTGCAGACAGCTATCCTGCTATATGAACCCCGCATCATTGCTGACAAGATTGCTGTAACGGCAGACAGCTCTTTTGACCTGATAGAAGGCCGGTTCACCATTTCAATTGAATACACCGTACCTGAAACAAACTCCCGTTTCAACTATGTGTACGATTACTACAAGAACGAGGCATTAAAGCCAGTATAAAGAATCAATAACTATGGAATGCACTAATCTGCTACATCCATTTCAACATGATCCCGGCACCAGCCAGCGTCAACGTGTACTAGACGATCTATTGTCCAGCACTACACAGATTGATGGCAGGCAGTTGTCCGATCTGCTGGATTATTTCGTACAGTTGTCCAGGCACGTAAACTATTACGATGCCCAGGGCGATGTACTGATCAATGCCGGCGACTGGCAGGCGTTTTTCAGAAATAGTACGCCCTTTACGCTGAGTGCGATCAATAAATACAACCTTCCTGGAAAGAAAGAAAAACTGGATGGGTATTATTATCTCTTTGGTAAGAAACCCTCTGCCAGAGGACTACAATTACTCCTGCAATACACGTGGTACTATACCATCAGTCGTGTAGATGCCTGGTACCAGCAGGTAAAAGATACCGGATTGACATTGGAGCCACTATTGTTACATGTGATCAAAGATAAACTGCACAATAGCCTTGTAGAATTTATTGCCCTGGATAATGCGGCGGCTTCCCTGTTTGCCATTAAAAGAATTGATTTTCGTCCTTACTATGAAAATGACTATTGGGATCTGGAAATAGATGATCTGTATGCTGTATCATCATTGACCAGTATCACTGATATTGCTGCTGCTGTGGTGAATGTATTCAATAGCTGTGAACAGGTAATAGATAGTATCAGCACAGCGGCAGCGGCTGATATTGAGAATAGCTTATTGCCATTAAAAGCAACGTCGCAACAGCAGCACACCCCACACCTGGGTTTGTTGTTTGCATTTCTGAAATTGTTCCACTACTTGCAGGATGATTTGAATAGTTTCGCGAAGAAACACCTTGACTTCTTTTATCAACAGGTATTACAACTAAAACCACGACCTGCACAGCCTGACCAGGTGCATATACTAGTAGATATTCAGCAACAGCTGGAGCAATACAGGTTGCAAGCCGGATTGCTGGTAAAAGATGGGAAAGACAATAACAAAGCTGAGGT
This Chitinophaga sancti DNA region includes the following protein-coding sequences:
- a CDS encoding phage tail protein, producing the protein MAAKGDYPIPKFHFQVEWGTDFRMGFTEVSGLDFETEVIEYREGNSKKYNKSKQAGLRKFSNITLKRGTFEGDFDFYNEWSKTYYFQEGNKTGSKYRRTVTIKLLNENHEAIITWKLLNAWPSKVQSTDLKADANEVAIETMELVHEGLEIMEANN
- a CDS encoding phage tail protein, with the protein product MAENVANSFYQAVNFHFRVEFVTDKENIDVRFQSVSGLDATLDTETIKEGGENRFEHVIPVRRKYGPLVLKRGLLSPSQSAMLTQWLKDAFDHEQVKPIQLLQVSLLNEDHETLMLWKLSNVWPRSWKIGELNAERGEVLIETLELNYNRLIFE
- a CDS encoding DUF5908 family protein, producing the protein MPIEIRELVIKATVTDDANAGSGSAGKSGSGDNNSVSPGEEMIKDTLDKIMDAIKDRNER
- the vgrG gene encoding type VI secretion system tip protein VgrG; this encodes MEEILIPNDSQHDVATYTLLVDGTAVSPDYQILSITVTKEINRIPMARIILRDGEAADKTFAISDEDLFVPGKSMVIRIGRDGDNQQVFKGIITRHAIKIKENGNGELHIECRDDAMRMTLGRHSRYFEQVKDSEVYDDLISKYGLSSDTQATTLTHKELVQHHLSDWDFMLLRAEANSMLVNVDDGKVTIKKPDTSAAPVLQVSYGSSVLEFEADIDARRQWKNVAARSWDYSNQQVFQADTDSVSFSEHGNLSGQDLSAAMKQLPFELHHSGHRLEQELQDWVNGTMLKSRMSKIRGRARFSGFSTIKPGDMVKLDGVGNRFKGNAFVTAVRQELGKGMWDTHIQFGLDPTPYAFVHNDMNDAPAAGLAGGISGLQIGVVVQLENDPDGQDRILVRIPMIDNDAQGIWTRVASLDAGKDRGAFFRPEIGDEVIVGFINDDPRDAVVLGMLHSSAKPAPIKAQDANNEKGFTTRSKMHISFNDDTKTISIDTPAGNKIVLDEAGQQITITDQNSNKVTMDSQGVSMESPMDIKLKAGGNLSLEAAASLSIKAASLSMQASADAQISGGASTKLSSSGITEITGSLVKIN
- a CDS encoding PAAR domain-containing protein, whose translation is MPPAARISDMHTCPLVNPGPVPHVGGPVTGPGVPTVMIGGMPAAVVGDILVCTGPPDTIVKGSATVLIGGRPAARMGDNTAHGGVIVAGFPTVMIGG
- a CDS encoding GPW/gp25 family protein, coding for MSTIVNSFLGRGWSFPPTFNQQTGAVELVSDYEDIHESLNILLSTSLGERVMQPRYGCNLNDYLFEPLSSSMIGYIKDRVQTAILLYEPRIIADKIAVTADSSFDLIEGRFTISIEYTVPETNSRFNYVYDYYKNEALKPV